The following are from one region of the Paenalkalicoccus suaedae genome:
- a CDS encoding metal-sulfur cluster assembly factor — protein MSKEETKERVMAELEKVIDPELGVDIVNLGLIYDVKLDEEDNATVVMTLTSMGCPLAGTIVNDIKMALTELQEFKEIGKVDVDIVWSPTWDKSMMSRYAKLALGVHE, from the coding sequence ATGTCTAAAGAAGAAACAAAAGAGCGCGTAATGGCCGAGCTCGAGAAGGTTATCGATCCTGAACTGGGTGTCGATATCGTAAACCTTGGTCTCATTTACGACGTTAAACTTGACGAAGAAGACAACGCTACAGTCGTCATGACATTAACCTCAATGGGTTGCCCACTTGCAGGAACGATTGTAAACGACATTAAAATGGCACTAACGGAGCTTCAAGAATTTAAAGAAATTGGTAAGGTAGATGTCGATATCGTATGGAGTCCAACGTGGGACAAATCCATGATGTCACGCTACGCGAAGCTTGCGTTAGGCGTTCATGAATAG
- a CDS encoding ROK family transcriptional regulator, producing the protein MVLNVTGSFQLMKSLNRSLVLNIIRTETQISRTEIAKRAKLTPPTVSSIVSELLEEGLIREGEAGASKGGRKPILLSINVNNHYIIGIDVGTEEVRAGLTNLNADVMALHRKKLVPGLKAHEFMEIIEELIETILHEETDFSKIIGIGIGMHGIVDPERGVSVYAPHFGFEEMQMREQLEARFHLPVKVENDARAMALAELWFGEGTDASDIVVINVGDGIGAGFIVKGRLYHGRDQIAGEIGHMIVDLNGRQCTCGSYGCLHTVASGIRIRERVLQELTLGRKTAILDLVQGDKHAITGETVHQAALQGDAYAIEVLEEAGRFLGVGITNLIHMVNPDKIIIGGGVSKAGDFIFTPLRELVEKRVMTKSAKRTEIIPSKLENKGTMIGAVTLVLAELYDYSS; encoded by the coding sequence ATGGTATTGAATGTAACTGGCAGCTTTCAGCTGATGAAATCGTTAAATCGTTCTCTTGTGCTAAACATTATTCGCACAGAGACACAAATCTCCCGGACAGAAATTGCAAAACGAGCGAAGCTAACTCCGCCGACTGTATCGTCCATCGTGAGCGAGCTCCTTGAAGAAGGGTTAATTCGTGAAGGAGAAGCGGGCGCATCTAAAGGCGGACGTAAACCAATCTTACTCTCCATTAACGTAAACAATCACTATATTATTGGTATTGACGTAGGGACAGAAGAAGTTCGCGCTGGACTTACGAACCTCAATGCAGACGTCATGGCCTTGCATCGTAAAAAGCTTGTGCCAGGTCTTAAAGCGCATGAGTTTATGGAAATTATTGAAGAGCTAATCGAAACGATTCTACACGAAGAAACCGACTTTTCTAAAATAATAGGGATAGGTATTGGGATGCATGGAATTGTTGATCCGGAGCGAGGCGTGAGTGTGTATGCGCCACACTTTGGCTTCGAGGAAATGCAGATGAGAGAGCAGCTCGAGGCGAGATTTCATTTGCCAGTTAAGGTCGAGAATGATGCCCGCGCGATGGCGTTAGCAGAGCTCTGGTTCGGTGAGGGAACGGATGCGTCGGACATCGTGGTCATTAACGTAGGGGACGGAATCGGTGCCGGATTTATTGTGAAAGGTCGCCTTTATCATGGACGCGACCAGATTGCCGGCGAGATCGGACATATGATTGTGGACCTGAACGGACGGCAATGTACATGCGGAAGCTATGGATGTCTGCATACGGTGGCAAGTGGAATTCGCATTCGAGAGCGTGTCTTACAAGAGCTCACACTGGGACGCAAAACAGCGATTTTAGATCTCGTCCAAGGGGATAAGCACGCGATTACTGGGGAGACCGTCCATCAAGCTGCGCTTCAAGGCGACGCCTATGCCATTGAGGTGCTTGAGGAAGCGGGACGGTTCCTTGGAGTGGGAATCACTAATCTCATCCATATGGTTAACCCCGATAAAATCATCATCGGTGGTGGTGTCTCTAAGGCGGGGGACTTCATATTTACTCCTTTACGTGAGCTTGTTGAAAAGCGGGTAATGACGAAATCGGCAAAGCGGACAGAGATCATTCCATCTAAATTGGAAAACAAAGGAACAATGATCGGAGCAGTGACGCTTGTATTAGCCGAACTATATGACTATTCATCTTAA
- a CDS encoding putative bifunctional diguanylate cyclase/phosphodiesterase, whose amino-acid sequence MESSLLVLDTLYNWPLVVFSVLVAIIGSFVAIEINNRLSQKDTTKSSYMWIAIGALTMGVSIWGMHFIGMAAFQLYVPLTYDWILTALSIIPAIIASFIAFFVIHKTKITRLKILIAGITMGLGIVAMHYAGMRAITFAGVIEHDVGYVATASAIAIVVSFVALFLFSFTKGKNSLALRSGIAVLMGLAISSMHYTGMSGSEFCLPPDLVSLIQPTPVQDNTILGATTLFATGIIFIGVQFILINEKKWAEALHYSDPITRLPNRRSFDQLSPKDIEHYGSAIILDIEDFTLINESYGGNIGDDILVGLGETVKDRTSSQTKLFKLDGSRFTFFMKELDPKLLRANLKLLISNFTYKFPESDEKIDITLNCGVTHLNKNELDLQKLHKELEIALRAARRDPINNIMFYDEQKEAEQREDILLTELRLAILRGEIDIFYQPKVSFETLEVHKVEALARWNSAKLGFVSPGEFIPLAERHGLIMQLTEYVVQQSCEQLVLWKEEKHSVNQIAINLSPTHFQIPDSNKRLIEIIRAHSINPSQIEFEITETSMMQSIERAEKSLDELRSIGFSIALDDFGTGLSSLTYLQRLPINTLKIDKSFIDSLLDCEKDAAIVKLIIDFAKTINMETVCEGVETLEQAILLQKMGCQYAQGYYYQKPVPANDITSSFECSNDMTS is encoded by the coding sequence ATGGAATCATCTCTACTCGTACTTGATACACTGTATAACTGGCCACTCGTTGTATTTTCTGTCCTTGTCGCAATTATCGGATCCTTTGTTGCAATCGAAATCAACAACCGACTTTCACAAAAAGATACGACTAAAAGTTCGTATATGTGGATCGCCATAGGTGCTCTTACGATGGGAGTCTCTATATGGGGAATGCATTTTATTGGTATGGCTGCTTTCCAATTATACGTACCACTAACGTATGACTGGATTCTTACAGCCCTATCAATCATTCCAGCAATTATTGCCTCCTTTATTGCGTTTTTTGTCATCCATAAAACAAAGATTACTAGATTAAAGATTCTCATCGCCGGTATCACAATGGGCCTTGGGATCGTAGCGATGCACTATGCAGGTATGAGGGCGATTACGTTTGCTGGAGTAATCGAGCATGATGTAGGTTATGTAGCAACCGCTTCTGCAATCGCAATCGTCGTATCATTTGTTGCACTCTTTTTATTTTCCTTTACAAAGGGAAAAAATTCTCTAGCACTTCGCTCTGGTATTGCTGTCTTGATGGGGCTAGCGATCTCATCCATGCATTACACAGGAATGAGCGGGTCCGAGTTTTGCCTCCCACCGGATCTAGTCTCCCTTATTCAGCCTACTCCCGTTCAAGATAATACGATATTAGGCGCGACTACATTATTTGCTACAGGCATTATTTTTATCGGCGTGCAGTTCATTCTTATAAACGAAAAGAAATGGGCAGAGGCATTACACTATAGTGATCCAATTACACGATTACCAAATCGACGAAGCTTTGATCAGCTATCACCTAAAGACATCGAACACTATGGGTCTGCTATTATTTTAGATATTGAGGATTTTACTTTAATTAATGAGAGCTATGGAGGGAATATAGGAGATGATATTCTAGTCGGTCTAGGCGAAACCGTTAAAGACCGTACTTCCTCTCAAACAAAATTATTCAAGCTCGACGGAAGCCGCTTTACATTTTTTATGAAGGAATTAGATCCTAAGCTACTGCGTGCTAACCTTAAACTATTGATATCAAATTTCACCTATAAGTTTCCTGAATCTGATGAAAAAATCGATATCACATTAAATTGTGGAGTTACACACCTCAACAAAAACGAATTAGATTTACAAAAATTGCATAAGGAGCTCGAAATTGCTCTTCGTGCAGCAAGACGTGATCCAATAAACAATATTATGTTTTACGATGAGCAAAAAGAAGCTGAACAACGTGAAGATATCCTTTTAACAGAGCTTCGTTTAGCTATTCTTCGTGGAGAAATAGACATATTTTATCAACCAAAGGTCTCCTTCGAGACACTAGAGGTACACAAAGTCGAAGCGCTAGCAAGGTGGAATAGCGCTAAACTCGGCTTTGTTTCTCCGGGAGAGTTTATACCTCTGGCTGAACGACATGGACTTATTATGCAATTAACGGAATACGTCGTGCAACAATCATGTGAGCAGCTAGTATTATGGAAGGAGGAGAAGCACTCTGTTAATCAGATTGCCATTAACCTCTCTCCGACTCATTTTCAAATACCGGACAGTAATAAACGATTAATCGAGATCATTAGAGCCCACAGTATTAATCCATCTCAGATTGAATTTGAAATTACAGAAACATCTATGATGCAGAGCATCGAAAGAGCAGAAAAATCATTGGATGAGCTTCGCTCCATCGGATTCTCGATAGCACTAGATGATTTCGGCACTGGCTTATCCTCGTTAACGTATTTGCAGAGGCTACCAATTAATACACTTAAAATTGATAAAAGCTTTATAGACAGTCTTTTAGACTGCGAGAAAGACGCCGCGATTGTGAAGCTCATTATTGATTTTGCTAAAACAATTAATATGGAAACAGTTTGTGAGGGTGTCGAAACATTAGAGCAGGCCATTCTTTTGCAAAAAATGGGCTGTCAATATGCACAAGGCTATTACTATCAAAAGCCTGTACCAGCAAATGACATCACTTCTTCGTTTGAATGCTCAAACGACATGACCTCCTAA
- a CDS encoding beta-galactosidase, protein MFIGVDYYPEQWPRERWETDLKLMKELGINVIRISEFGWTLMEPEEGTYDFSLYDDAIKLITSYGMKVVLGTPTATPPAWLIQKYPEVLPADENGVTIGFGARRHYTVNSKTYHLLSKRIVEAMAKHYGDHPDVIGWQTDNEYGHEKSDRSYSEVDQEAFQEWLLQKYGSLEELNHRWGTVFWSQTYDNWSQIPVPRKVYQEHNPSLLLDFNRFCADAYTAYNRMQVETLREHIREDQFITHNFVYTGLAQDQKAIAEDLDFISFDNYPVWGGLAEPIKPAAIARQHDLCRGTKNGKGYWVMEELSGAQGWSQIGYLPRPGHLKLWTYQAIARGAEAIVYFRWRAARFGTEQFCHGILDHDGVPRRKYKEVKDVIDSLKRRGDDLIAADFPAEVGFYHDPENDWAWQIQPQSDQFDFIQEFLRFYEPAHALQVQGNIIRDDVDLSAYKVIVVPIYFLTKKGFNEKLEQFARQGGTVIFSYRTGVKDQDNVVSEKTLPGELSNMCGIEVHEYDSLRGSRSATVKGTAAPLEGLSAESSVWCDFIEPTEAEVLATYEDDEWFSGRAAITRNYVGRGQVYYIGTGVDRSMLLPLYEAIFKEAGIETTDTPEPVEMVTRVGDDVTYVTVLNHSVEESFDVKLPAGKWIDASNGEETFEGTLTLKPLQSIILESSN, encoded by the coding sequence ATGTTTATTGGTGTAGATTATTATCCAGAGCAGTGGCCACGAGAGCGCTGGGAGACAGATTTGAAATTAATGAAGGAGCTCGGAATTAATGTGATTCGTATTTCCGAGTTTGGTTGGACGCTTATGGAGCCGGAGGAGGGCACCTATGACTTCTCCTTATACGATGATGCGATCAAGCTCATAACAAGCTATGGGATGAAGGTCGTATTAGGGACCCCGACCGCAACACCTCCTGCCTGGCTGATTCAAAAGTACCCAGAGGTTCTTCCCGCGGACGAAAATGGAGTAACCATAGGCTTTGGAGCAAGGCGACATTACACAGTCAATAGTAAAACGTATCACCTATTATCAAAACGAATAGTAGAAGCGATGGCAAAGCATTACGGAGACCATCCAGATGTGATCGGCTGGCAAACAGATAATGAATACGGTCACGAGAAGTCCGATCGAAGCTATTCAGAGGTTGATCAAGAAGCGTTCCAGGAATGGTTACTGCAAAAGTATGGATCACTTGAAGAGTTAAATCACCGATGGGGCACCGTATTTTGGAGTCAAACGTACGACAACTGGTCACAGATTCCCGTACCGCGAAAGGTGTATCAAGAGCACAATCCGTCTTTATTGCTAGACTTTAATCGCTTTTGTGCAGACGCCTACACAGCGTATAACCGCATGCAGGTGGAAACGCTACGCGAGCACATTCGTGAAGACCAATTCATTACACATAACTTTGTGTATACAGGACTTGCGCAGGATCAAAAGGCAATTGCCGAGGATTTAGACTTTATCTCGTTTGATAATTATCCTGTTTGGGGCGGGCTTGCTGAACCAATTAAACCAGCTGCCATTGCAAGACAGCACGATCTTTGTCGTGGGACGAAAAACGGCAAAGGCTACTGGGTGATGGAGGAACTCTCCGGTGCACAAGGCTGGAGTCAAATTGGTTACTTGCCTCGTCCAGGTCATTTAAAGCTTTGGACGTATCAGGCGATCGCCCGTGGCGCAGAAGCCATTGTGTATTTCCGTTGGAGAGCAGCACGCTTTGGCACAGAGCAGTTTTGTCACGGTATTTTAGATCATGATGGTGTTCCTCGCCGCAAGTATAAAGAAGTAAAAGATGTGATTGACTCCTTAAAGCGTCGTGGAGATGACTTGATTGCGGCGGACTTCCCAGCAGAAGTAGGCTTCTACCATGACCCTGAGAACGACTGGGCGTGGCAAATTCAGCCTCAGTCGGATCAATTCGACTTTATTCAAGAGTTTTTACGCTTTTATGAGCCAGCTCACGCGTTGCAAGTCCAAGGCAACATTATTCGCGATGACGTCGATTTATCGGCGTACAAAGTGATTGTCGTTCCCATCTATTTTCTGACGAAAAAAGGGTTTAATGAAAAGCTTGAGCAATTCGCAAGACAGGGTGGAACGGTGATCTTTAGCTATCGAACAGGGGTGAAGGATCAGGATAATGTGGTGTCTGAGAAGACATTGCCTGGTGAGCTGTCCAACATGTGTGGAATTGAAGTCCATGAGTACGATTCGCTACGCGGAAGTCGTTCGGCTACAGTCAAAGGTACCGCCGCTCCGCTTGAAGGCTTATCAGCAGAATCCTCCGTATGGTGCGACTTTATAGAGCCAACAGAGGCTGAGGTACTGGCAACTTACGAGGATGACGAGTGGTTTAGTGGTCGTGCAGCTATTACGCGTAACTATGTTGGTCGAGGTCAGGTCTATTATATTGGAACAGGTGTTGATCGTAGCATGCTGCTTCCTCTTTACGAGGCGATTTTTAAAGAAGCTGGCATAGAGACAACAGATACACCGGAACCAGTTGAGATGGTCACGCGTGTTGGTGACGATGTGACATATGTGACCGTGTTAAACCATAGCGTGGAAGAGAGCTTTGATGTTAAGCTGCCTGCGGGCAAGTGGATAGATGCATCAAACGGGGAAGAGACGTTTGAAGGTACGCTCACGTTAAAGCCGTTACAGAGTATTATTTTAGAATCGAGCAATTAA
- a CDS encoding MgtC/SapB family protein: MEELLESITPYLIMMGQILLSATLGFIIGWDRYAKSKPAGIKTYMYVCISTCLITLISIYSVTQFAEMADNVMMDPMRLAAQIVSGLGFLGAGVILKDGLNVTGLTSAAMIFFVGGVGIGIATGFYAITLMAVATSVIFSRVGNIIEEKVDGRST; encoded by the coding sequence ATGGAAGAACTACTTGAAAGTATCACGCCTTATCTTATTATGATGGGCCAAATTTTACTCAGTGCAACGCTCGGCTTTATCATCGGCTGGGATCGCTATGCAAAAAGTAAACCAGCAGGCATTAAAACATATATGTATGTGTGTATCTCCACATGCCTTATCACACTCATCTCGATCTATAGCGTCACGCAATTTGCGGAGATGGCAGACAACGTCATGATGGATCCCATGCGATTAGCCGCACAAATCGTCTCCGGCCTCGGATTCTTAGGCGCAGGCGTCATCCTAAAGGATGGATTGAACGTAACCGGACTCACCTCCGCAGCCATGATCTTCTTCGTAGGCGGCGTCGGCATCGGCATCGCCACAGGCTTCTACGCCATCACCCTCATGGCCGTCGCAACCTCCGTCATCTTCTCGCGCGTCGGGAATATTATTGAGGAAAAAGTGGACGGACGTTCGACATAA
- a CDS encoding carbohydrate ABC transporter permease, with amino-acid sequence MAKQATSPRRKWVTPKTVPYIFILPAVLLFIVFTLYPVISSLILSFQTSSGGVSSFAGLDNYRRLFNDPLFYRALSNTFIILIIQVPIMLTLAVILAVLMNSVLLKAKSFFRIAFFMPAITALVAYAIVFRMILDQNYGFVNYFISFVGIDPVPWLNDPFWAKVALIAAVTWRWTGYNMVIFLAGLQNISKDLYEAASIDGAGKIRQFFSITLPQLRPIFLFTFVLSTIGTLQLFDEPFILTQGGPNNSTLTISLYLYRAGFQNFDFNYASAIAYVLVIIIATLSWLQFKVAGDRDD; translated from the coding sequence ATGGCGAAGCAGGCTACGTCACCAAGACGTAAATGGGTTACACCAAAAACCGTACCGTATATTTTCATTTTACCAGCGGTATTATTGTTTATCGTTTTTACGCTTTATCCCGTTATTTCATCGTTAATTTTAAGTTTCCAAACGTCATCAGGAGGCGTATCATCATTCGCTGGACTCGATAACTATCGTCGACTATTTAATGATCCACTTTTTTATCGTGCACTTAGCAACACATTTATCATTTTAATTATTCAAGTACCAATCATGTTGACGCTTGCGGTCATTTTGGCTGTATTAATGAATTCGGTATTACTCAAAGCAAAGTCCTTTTTCCGAATTGCGTTTTTCATGCCAGCAATCACGGCGTTAGTAGCTTACGCGATCGTATTCCGAATGATTTTAGATCAAAATTATGGTTTTGTGAACTATTTTATTTCCTTCGTTGGCATTGATCCTGTTCCATGGCTCAATGATCCGTTTTGGGCGAAAGTAGCTTTAATTGCTGCAGTAACGTGGCGTTGGACAGGGTATAACATGGTTATTTTCTTAGCTGGACTACAAAATATTTCAAAGGACTTATATGAAGCGGCAAGTATTGATGGGGCAGGAAAGATCCGTCAGTTCTTCTCTATTACGCTTCCTCAACTACGTCCAATCTTTTTATTCACATTTGTTTTATCAACAATCGGAACGTTGCAACTCTTTGATGAACCGTTTATTTTAACGCAAGGTGGACCAAATAACTCTACCTTAACGATATCTCTGTACTTATACCGTGCAGGATTCCAAAACTTTGACTTTAACTATGCTTCGGCAATTGCATATGTACTCGTGATTATCATTGCCACACTATCGTGGCTCCAATTTAAAGTGGCAGGTGATCGAGATGACTAA
- a CDS encoding ABC transporter substrate-binding protein produces MKHWKMMLATALSVSVLAACGGNDGGDANTDTNTGTNAGNNANTDTGNNEGNGEAAASDISGDVTIWGWNVAAFSMELAVEGFQEQYPDVNVTVEDIGRLDLYDRLTVGLASGGSGLPDITLVETDRLDNYISEFPEGFMNLTERGFDEYESAFAPSKVNTMKNGDGDFVAAPWDIGPAGVFYYIPHFEAAGVEPESIETWDDFMEAGVAIEEATGSQMVPGDIAADDALFRMMLNQLGTYYFDDEGNINLTSDEAVMALTKIKEMHDAGLVANVSGWDGTVTATVNNQVATVPFGVWYSGTIMDQAPDQSGDWGVFPLPAFEEGGNRYANLGGSDLAVINSTDNPDAAYAFLEYFTTTVEPQIAALDEYGIFPSLLETYEDPFFSEEDEFFGSQAIWGTFAEIAEGTPAANYTSDYARAFRYASDAQASALLQGTDPAEALQAAADQLANETGREINE; encoded by the coding sequence ATGAAACATTGGAAGATGATGCTTGCAACTGCACTATCTGTATCTGTACTTGCCGCATGTGGCGGTAACGATGGCGGAGACGCTAACACAGACACAAACACTGGCACGAACGCTGGCAACAACGCGAATACAGACACAGGCAACAACGAGGGGAACGGCGAAGCAGCTGCATCTGATATCTCAGGCGATGTGACGATCTGGGGTTGGAACGTAGCAGCATTTTCGATGGAGCTTGCAGTAGAAGGCTTCCAAGAGCAGTACCCTGACGTAAATGTAACAGTAGAAGATATTGGACGACTTGACTTATACGATCGTTTAACTGTTGGTCTTGCATCTGGGGGATCAGGTTTACCAGACATCACATTAGTAGAAACAGATCGTCTAGACAACTATATTAGTGAATTCCCAGAAGGGTTCATGAATTTAACAGAGCGTGGCTTCGATGAGTATGAGAGTGCATTTGCACCATCAAAAGTCAACACAATGAAAAATGGAGACGGCGACTTCGTTGCTGCACCATGGGATATCGGTCCAGCCGGTGTATTCTACTACATTCCTCATTTTGAAGCAGCTGGTGTAGAACCAGAATCCATCGAGACGTGGGATGACTTCATGGAGGCTGGAGTGGCGATTGAAGAAGCAACTGGCTCACAAATGGTACCTGGCGATATCGCAGCGGATGATGCTCTATTCCGTATGATGCTTAACCAGCTAGGCACTTACTACTTTGATGACGAAGGCAACATCAACTTAACGTCAGACGAAGCAGTTATGGCACTGACAAAGATTAAAGAAATGCACGATGCTGGTCTTGTAGCGAACGTTAGTGGCTGGGATGGCACAGTAACGGCTACAGTTAATAATCAAGTAGCAACTGTACCGTTTGGCGTATGGTACTCCGGTACAATCATGGATCAGGCTCCAGATCAGTCTGGTGACTGGGGAGTGTTCCCACTTCCAGCATTTGAAGAGGGTGGCAACCGCTACGCAAACCTTGGTGGGTCTGACTTAGCAGTGATTAACTCTACTGACAATCCAGACGCAGCGTACGCGTTCCTTGAGTACTTCACAACAACAGTTGAGCCTCAAATTGCAGCACTTGATGAGTATGGTATCTTCCCATCTCTTCTAGAAACGTATGAAGATCCTTTCTTCTCTGAAGAAGACGAGTTCTTTGGTAGCCAAGCTATCTGGGGTACATTTGCAGAGATTGCAGAAGGCACACCAGCAGCAAACTACACAAGTGACTACGCTCGTGCATTCCGTTATGCATCTGATGCACAGGCAAGCGCACTATTGCAAGGTACAGACCCAGCAGAAGCACTACAAGCTGCAGCTGATCAGCTAGCAAACGAAACAGGTCGTGAGATTAACGAATAA
- a CDS encoding carbohydrate ABC transporter permease produces the protein MTNKNKGKQLLGKIGMYTLLFIGVIVSLFPFYWMFIGATNPSGAIFSIPPNLTPGGHFMENLRNLNESVGIWRVVGNSLFITLTFTILSVFICSMAGYAFAKFKFAGREFIFFMLLIAIMIPYHVTIIPLFRMMGSLDWINTYQAVILPNLAYPFAIFLMRQNMRSIPDSLLEAARVDGAGEFRIFFRVIIPTMRPALAAVAIFLFMFQWNNFLWPLVILGDPDMATIPVALSRLNGMSRIDYGQIMLGTTISTLPIMVFFLLLQKQFISGILGGSVKE, from the coding sequence ATGACTAATAAAAACAAAGGCAAGCAACTACTAGGCAAAATCGGCATGTATACGCTCCTTTTTATCGGTGTAATCGTCTCGCTCTTTCCTTTCTATTGGATGTTTATTGGAGCGACAAACCCGTCAGGAGCCATCTTTAGTATTCCGCCCAACTTAACGCCAGGCGGACACTTTATGGAAAACCTACGTAACTTAAACGAGTCAGTTGGTATCTGGCGCGTTGTAGGGAACTCGTTGTTTATTACACTAACATTCACGATTCTAAGTGTGTTTATTTGTTCAATGGCAGGCTATGCGTTTGCTAAGTTTAAATTTGCAGGTCGTGAATTCATTTTCTTTATGCTGTTAATTGCGATCATGATTCCGTATCATGTAACGATCATTCCACTCTTTAGAATGATGGGCTCACTTGATTGGATTAACACCTACCAAGCGGTTATTTTACCTAACTTGGCGTATCCATTCGCGATTTTCTTAATGAGACAAAACATGCGCTCCATTCCAGATTCCCTTCTTGAGGCAGCTCGCGTGGATGGTGCTGGAGAATTCCGTATTTTCTTCCGCGTTATTATTCCAACAATGCGTCCAGCGCTTGCAGCTGTTGCGATCTTCCTCTTTATGTTCCAGTGGAATAACTTCCTCTGGCCGCTCGTTATTTTAGGAGATCCAGATATGGCGACGATTCCGGTTGCCCTATCAAGGCTTAATGGGATGTCTCGAATTGACTACGGTCAAATTATGTTAGGCACAACTATTTCAACCCTACCAATCATGGTATTTTTCTTACTACTACAAAAGCAGTTTATCTCCGGTATCCTTGGTGGATCGGTGAAGGAATAA